The genomic segment ATCCGGGAAGCGCGAAAAACACCTTCTCTTTTACCACGCCTGCCGCAGCCCTGCTTAATAGCGCCTTTGAACCTACATCTTCTGTATAGCTAAGGTAACGGAATAACTCGCCGAACCCATCAATCGTTTTTGTGAAATAGGTCGACACAGTTTCAATAGTAACATCACGAAAACCAATGCCAGTCCCGCCTGTAGAAATAATGCCATGAACGTTAGGATTCCGCAGCCATTCTTCGACAATCGATTCAATTTCCATCGCGTCATCCTGACAAAGCCATGTTTCAAATACATGATGACCCGCCGATTCAAGCTTTTGCCGAATTGTCCAGCCACTGCGATCATTCGAGACATTACGCGTGTCACTCGTCGTCAGTACGCAAAAAGTGAGTTTCTTCTCTTTGTCCGATTCATTCAAATGTGACAATCTGATTCCTCCCTTTCATCCAAAAAATTGATGGTACAATTTACGTCCTATCTTTATATCCTTTAATCCATGAATTAACAAACGACCATTGCCAAATAGAATACAGCGATAACTATCTGCATTAAATTCCACAAAAAATGGTGTCACTTTATAGGGTGACCCCAGCCTTTTAGCGACTGTTTCCCCATCCTCAATCGTCAATGTGCGGTTTGCATTCGGAATGATTTGCACTGTACCCCTACCGCATAACACTGCGTATCCTGTATCTTCTGCTCGATGCAACGCCGGGAAGGTCGGTTTATTTCCGCATGTCTCACATACTTCGTTTCGCATACGGGAAATCCCTGCTTCTATATGCGTATTGTTCCATACATCAAAATGGAATAGCTTCTTGCGCATTGCATCTTTATTCCCCGTTAACCATTTCAGCGCTTCTGCACTTTGATGTGCCGCCGTAATTTGAACAGCAGGCGCAATGATTCCTGACGTATCACACGTTTCATTAACCGACGGTAAAACCGGTAGCAAACAGCGGAAACAAGCTGACTCGCCTGGAATGAATGGAAAAACTGTACCTGAACTGCCTACACACGCACCATAAATCCAGGGAATATCTTTTTTCCATGCAATATCATTTATCAACAGACGCGTTTCAAAGTTATCCGTCGCATCCATGATTAAATCAGCGTCATCAATAATTTGTTCCATAATGGATCCATCCACATGATCAAGCACGGTTACGATTTCAATGTCTTCCCTAATCATTTTCAAACGAGCTTCAGCAGCAACCACTTTTGGTATGCCGTCCCGTGCATCTTTTTCGGTAAACAGCTGTTGTCTTTGCAAGTTAGACGGTTCTACATAATCTCGATCTGCAATCGTCAGTTTTCGCACTCCACCACGGACAAGTGTCTCTGAAACAGCTGAACCTAAAGCTCCACACCCAATGACAACAACGTGGGAAGAACTTAACTTGTCCTGCCCATGTTTACCAATTGGTTTGAACAGCGTTTGCCTTGTATAGCGATTTTCCAATGTCCACTCCTCCTATAAATTGAAGCGAGGGCTACCGGTCTTTACGACCGGATGCCCTCTTAGCCTCGCGGCGTTATATCACTGAATGTGCCGACGTAACGAGTTACATCTCCGGAACCATCCTTCACCGCGCTAATTGACAGCAGTTCAAGGTATTCTTCGCCATTTTTGCGTTTATTCCATATTTCACCTTGCCATAATCCATCTTGACCAATTTGACTCCACATAGACGTGTAGAATTCTTTCGAGTGTCTACCTGAACTGTACATATTCGGATTACTTCCAATCACTTCTTCTTCGGTATATCCTGTCAGCCTTGTAAAAGCAGGATTCACAGACTGAATTGTTCCCGAAGCATCTGTTACAAGAATCCCTTGACCCGTTGAATTGAAGACTTCTGCAGACATGCTAAGTCGATCCATATAATAAAGCCAAATGACAAGGACCAAGCTCGCAAGTGCAACTTGAGAGAATGCCATGAAACCGATTGAATAGGAACCTGTCATCGAATGAATAATGGATAGTAGTAAAGGTGGGAAGAATCCTCCAAGCCCCCCCATCATCGATACAATCCCATTAGCAATTCCAGCTTGTTTGTTGAAGTAAAACGGAACGAGTTTGAAGATTACACCATTACCTATTCCTGCTGCAACAGCAATTAACATACTTCCCGCTGTATATAATGCAATAGTAGGTGAAAACGCGAGAATAATAGCCGCAAATGTAAGTCCCGCAAAGACACCCATCAATAAGAACAACGGTTGGAATTTGTCAGCAAGCCATCCTCCGACCGGGCGCAGGAATGTTGCCACTGCAATGAAACCCGCAGTCCGCATTCCTGCATCCACTTTTTCCAGTTCGAAGTACGTGACCAAAAAGTTCGGTAAAAATATTGTAAATGCAACAAATGAACCGAATGTAATGAAATAAAATAATGAGAAGAACCACAGTTTTTCATTTTTATAAACGCCTTTAATTTGCTCAAGTATCGGTGTTTTCACTTTCACTTCTTGCTTGTCACCAAATATGAAATTCAAGGCCGCGAAGATAAGCAACAGTACGAGATAGAATTTGACGGTCATTGACCAACCGACTTGTGTGGCAATTACCGGTGCAGCAAACGTTGAAATTGCAGTACCCATATTCCCCATACCGTAAATACCATTGACGAGACCATGCTTCTCTTTCGGGTAATACTTAGGTAGCGATGTTACACCCACTGAGAATACAGCCCCCCCGATTCCGAGGAACGTACCGCCAACGATCAAATCCGCGAACGTTGAAGCAGCACTTATGTAAAATACCGGAAACAGGAGTAATATGAAACTCACAAAAAAGATAATTCTTGCGCCAAATATATTTGCATAATAGCCAAGTGGAATTCTAAGGATAGATCCCAAAACGACCGGAACAGCAGTTACAATCGCAAGTTTTTCGGCAGGAATAGCAATATCTTCCCGGATGAATGGCAATAGTGAGGATATGAGTACCCATACCATAAAACCGACTACTAAGTTCGCCGTCTGTAATGGAAGTTGTAATTTTTTATTCATTCAAATCAATCCCATCATTGTATTTTGAATGAAACCGACATTGATTCCCTGCTTTAATTATAATTGAATTAGTTCAGTGTAAAATAGTAGGTAGTCCCCGATAACCTATAAGGGTTTTCCCTACATCTAGCAATCTACATACATATGTTGATCATCCAAAAACAACCAGTAAATAACTTAAGCCAACACTAGGCACTTCGTGTACAGTCACTTTTGGATTGCTTTGGATTGAACGACCTCCAAACGATTATCGAGATATCTTGATGTGTAGGGATGACGAAGTCATTTCTAGCCACATTTGTCCCTCGGTAAAGATGTCATGAATAGTTCTCCTAAATCGGACCGGAAATGATCCAGTGAAAATGGTGTTTTTCAAGCCTTTCTTACCTGTTCTTTATGCAAGAAAATGGTTAATCAATAGATGCGCTATCTACGTTATATATGCTTAAAGAATCGAGGTATATAATTGTTCATAGAGTTTATCCTGCTCTTTGATATTGAGGATATTATTAACCATTAAAAATAGTACAGATTCTTCTTTCACAAAATGAACAGTGATAACCTCAAATGCTTCTGCGGCGTCTTGAACTACCTTCTTCATTTCCTCCAGCGTAAAGTGGTTTACATTACCGCGTGTGTGATGAAGAAAATGACCGATGTAGGCATCAATTTCACCATGTTCTTCCTCCGTTGCATTGACTGGTCCCTGTTCTGAACCGACGTATTGGGCAAGCATTGGGAACAAAAATTCTTCTTCTTTGTCTGTATGATTCTTTAACGGTTCAATGAAATCAACGATGAGTTTCCGAAGTGACTTCAGTGCTTCATGGCCTTCTTTGACAGTATAGATATCCCGTTCAAAAGCCAGAACAATTGTATGCCAGCCACTCATTAAATACTCTAAATAGCGATGTTCATTTTCAAGCACACGTAAAGCTGGTAAGTCGAACTTGAACTTTTGTGCCTCAGCCATTTGAAACACACCTTTCTGCTAAAAGTTTAATAGTTTTTTACGTAACGCATATTCAACGAGTTCAGGCCTGCTTTTCAACTGTAGTTTTTCCATAATCCTAGCTTTGTGCGCTTCGACAGTCTTAACAGAAATATATAGTTTCTCTGCAATTTCTTTGTTTCCAAACCCTTTTGCCGCAAGCGGAAGAACTTCAATTTCGCGTTTTGTTAAGATCTTGAAAGGATCATCTTCAACCACTTCCGTGCCCTTTTTAACAAATTCACGGACAAGTGAAGTGGTCATAGCAGGATGAATATACGTATCACCGGCGTGAACTGTACGTATTGCGGCAAGTAATTCACCATCGGGCGCATTTTTTAGAACATAGCCCGATGCTCCATTTTTTAACACATGAAATAAATATTCTTCATCATCATGCATTGTCAAAATAAGAATTTTTGTTTCTGGAAAATCTTCATTAATTTTACCGGTAGCAATTAGACCGCTCTCTCCGGGAGGCATGCTTAAATCCAACAGCAATACATCTGGTCGGTACTTTGCGACTAAAGCATATGCTTCTAGACCATCTGCGGCAGTGGCAACGACTTCCATATCACTTTGGAAATTCAGGATATGCATAAATCCACTACGAACGACGGCGTGGTCATCCGCAATAATTATTTTCATTTGTTATCCTCCCCTTCCTCAGACGCTCTAAGTGGGATTTCCAATCGTACAGAAGTACCTTTACCAATACTCGATTGAATAACGAACTGGCCATTCACCAGTTCTGCTCGTTCTCTCATTCCATAAAGGCCAAGACCTGTACCAATTGGATTGATTTTATTTTTATCAAATCCTGCACCCTTATCATTCACACTCAATTCAAGGTTTCCTGAACGTTCAAACAACCGAACGAAAACTTCATCCGTTTCTGCATACTTAAGCGCATTGAGAATGGACTCCTGGCAAATCCGATAGACAACTGTCTCAATTTCACCTTCATATCTTTTAGCTTCAAGTTCAGCAGTAAAATGAACGATTAATCCATAATTTTTCTCAATCCATTTAAAATGTGTCCTAAAAGCAGCTTCGAGGCCAAGGTCATCTAAAGTAGCTGGTCGTAACTCAACAGACAAGTGACGAATATCATCCAGTAAACGCATCAATGAGCCTTCCGCTTGTTGAATCTTTTTGAGTACTTCAGAATCGACATTCATGTATTTCAACACACGCAAGTCAACAAGGGAACTTAACATTTCCTGGGCTACGCTATCATGTAATTCCCTCGACAACCTCTTGCGTTCATCTTCTTGTGCTTTAATGACATTTTTCATCATGGTTTTCTCGTTAAGTGTTTCTTGTGTCTTGTACTGCTTCGTCAAATCTCTCAGCATGAAGACACGAATTCCATTTTCCTCATCGATGGTCTGATAACTTGCCGTGTACGGAGTTATTCCTTTGCCTTGCGTATCTAGGTAAACTTGAAATGAACTGAAATCTTTTTGTGGACTTACCAAATAGCAGGATAGGCATGTCTGAAGTTCCGATTCACTTGTATACCCTTTACAAGACATGCAAATTGCTTTTACATCTCCCGCAATCATTCCATCCAGTACTTCCGCACCTATAATAAGTTCCGCTGTACTATTCATAGCAATTACTTTTCCAGCTGAGTCAAAAAAGAAGATGGCCTCAGCTGAATTGTCGTACATTTTCATTAACAAGTCTGTCAACTGAAAACTCCCGATTTGCATCACTGTTTTACCATCTCCTTATTATAATACGGACCGAATCTCAGGCCGACATGATTTATAAAGCCTGAAAATTCTTCTGCAGTCATCCTTTTTCCCTCTCGATAAGCTACAAGTAACACACCATGGACACGATTATATTTATAAAGAGGTATCGCTCCAAAACTTTTTAAGTCTTCTGCAACAATAATTGGATAGTTAAACAGATCCATTGAATCAAGTTCCAGGTCTCTATCGTGAACAAAAAATGGTTTTCCTGATTTAAAAACATGCCCTGCAACACCTTTTCCAGTTTGCAAAGTGATACGTTTATATCGGTTGCTACGATTGCCTGTTACGTATTTCCATTTCTGGACGAAACGCATTTCCGCTGACTCAACAAGAGCCAGAGCGACAAAGTCGAAACCAAAAATCGATTGTAACCGTTCTATTTCTTGCTGATAATCAAATCTTAATTGTTCATCCATTGCTATTTCTCCCTATATAGAAAAAAGGCAAAGCTGCCTTTTTTCGTTCATTAGTTTTCACGGTGCCTTCTATACAGGATATAGCTTCTTCCTACATAATTCAACGGTACACTCCAGACGTGAACCAATCTGGTAAACGGCCACATTGCAAAAATGAGGAACCCAGATAAAACATGAAGCTGAAATGCCAGTGGTACACCTATCATATAGGCACCTTCCGGTCGAAAAATCAGCAAGGAACGGAACCATATTGAAATTGAACTTCGGTAATCAAATTCTGGCTGTGTAATACTAGTTGCAATTACACTGTACATACCGATGAATACGATGAACAGCAATAGAGAGTTGACGATTAAGTCTGATGCAGATGACAACTTACGTACGCTTTTTAATGCAAAACGGCGATATGTTAAAATAAACATCCCCGCAAATGTGACGACACCAAAAAATCCTCCACCCCAAACAGCGCCCATATGATACATATGATCACTAACACCAAGTGCTTGCGTCCATTCCTTCGGGACAGCAAGCCCCACGACATGGCCCGCTATTACAGGCATGATGCCAATATGGAACAGTAAACTACCTATCATCAGTTGTTTCTTTTCTATAAATTCACTTGATTTTGCAGTCCAGCCAAACTGGTCGTTCCGGTATCTGAAAATATGCCCTACAACAAATGTTGCCATACACAGATAAGGGAAAATGACCCATAGAAATTGATTAGCCATTTGTAGGCGCCTCCTGACGAGCACATGACTTAAAGGTTACCCTCATCCCCTTAATTAGATGGAAATAGGGACTATTATATTTCTCCAGCGCTTTTAACAGATGATATGTTCCGTCTTCCAAAACAGCGAGTAACATACCAAAACTTTGTTCTGCCCTCGGGTCACCTATCCATTCGCATGCGTAGATAAATTCACACATAAGCGGCAAGAAGTCGGAAAGTTCACCGTCTGGCATATTCAGGCCAAACATTTCATAAAGCACTTTTAATTTAGCAAGCATTTGACCGCGATCTTTCGCATCCTGATACTTTACGTAAGTCATGAACAGCGTTGAATCCGTTTGGAAATCAAACGTATATGTATACATTTCCTGGATATCATCAAAGCTGTAGTCATGCATTAACTCCCAGTAAGTTTTAATATGCACATACGCCGGATGGGAAGAGTCAACTGACTCTTCCATGACTGACGGATGAAAGTTTATCTTTTCCGGGTACGTAAGTTGCTGTGCGAAGAAGCCAAATGTGTGTTTTTCGTTATACAGCTTCTGCAGATCAATCACGCCAAATCCCCCCGTAAAAGTTCTCTTCGTAAATTTCTTTACCTGACTTCACTTGTGGTTGTGTACCACAACCATCACAGCTACTATCTTCTTGTTTTATACCTGCGTAGTTGTATGGACTTTCTGAAGTACCCATACTGTAGTCGCCCATTTCCACATAGCCTTCAGATCCTTGTGAACGGTATGCATTCATATGACCTTCTTTATGTGCTGTCGGGATAACAAAGCGATCTTCGTACTTTGCAATCGCCAGAAGTCTGTACATTGACTTCGTTTGATGAGCAGTCAGACCGACACGTTCTAGACGTGATTCATCGAATTCTTTACCAGATGACATGGCACGCATGTATGAACGCATCATTGCCATTCTTTGCAGTGCACCTTTCACTGTTTCGGTATCTCCTGCTGTAAGCATATTTGCGAGATACTGAATCGGAATACGCATTTCCTCAATTGCTGGGAAAATCATATCAGGATTCTTAATCGAGTCTTTACCTTCAAAATAGTTCATGATTGGGCTCAATGGCGGGACATACCATACCATCGGCAACGTGCGGTATTCAGGGTGAAGCGGGAAGGCAAGTTTATATTCAATTGCTAGTTTATAAACCGGTGAATTTTGTGCGCCTTCAATCCATTCTTCGGAAATACCATCTTTTCTAGCCTGAGCAATAACTTCCGGATCATTTGGATCGAGGAATAAATCAATTTGCGCTTTGTACAAATCTTTTTCGTTCGGTGTAGAAGCCGCTTCTAAAACGCGATCTGCGTCATATAAAAGAACACCAAGATAACGGATTCTGCCTGTACACGTTTCAGAACAAACCGTTGGTAGTCCCGACTCAATCCTCGGGAAACAGAATGTACATTTCTCGGCTTTATTTGTTTTCCAGTTAAAGTAGACTTTCTTGTATGGACAACCGGTCATGCAATAACGCCAGCCTCGACACGCTTCTTGGTCTACGAGGACGATTCCATCTTCATCGCGTTTGTAGATGGCGCCTGATGGACAGGATGCCACACAACTCGGATTGAGACAGTGCTCACAGAGTCTTGGCAAGTACATCATAAATGCTTGTTCAAAGTTAAATTTAATTTCTTCTTCTATCTTTTCAATATTAGGATCCATTGGTCCCGTAATGTGAGCCCCAGCAAGTTGGTCTTCCCAGTTTGGGCCCCATTCTAGATCAATGTATTCTCCTGTCACAACAGACTTTGCACGAGCAACGGGCGTATGTTTACTGTCTGGTGCCGAAGTCAGTTTTTCATAGTCATATGTCCATGGTTCGTAATAGTCCTTCATTTCAGGCATATCCGGGTTATAGAAAATCTTCCCTAGAGCAATTTTTGATAGCTTCGAACCGGATTTCAATTCGAGTTTACCTTTTTTATTAATTTGCCATCCGCCTTTATAAAGCTCCTGGTCTTCCCAGCGTTTTGGATAGCCTATCCCCGGTTTTGTTTCGACGTTATTAAACCACATATACTCTGCACCTTCACGGTTTGTCCACGTCGTTTTACACGTAACACTACATGTATGGCAGCCAATACATTTATCCAGATTCATTACCATTGCAACTTGTGCTTTAATTTTCAAGCCAGTTTACCTCCTTCATCTTACGGACTGCAACGTACTCATCTCGCTGATTTCCGATTGGTCCGTAGTAGTTGAATCCGTAACTGAGTTGCGCATAGCCGCCAACCATTTGCGTCGGTTTCATGTGAATTCGCGTCGGCGCGTTATGGCTTCCGCCTCGTTCCTCTGAAATTTCAGAGCCTGGTACTTGAATATGCTTGTCTTGCGCGTGATACATGAACATGGTTCCTTTAGGTATTCTGTGACTGACTACGGCACGTGCAGTAACAACACCGTTTCGGTTGTAAACTTCAAGCCATTGGTTGTCGTCAATACCATGCTCTTCGGCATTTTCACTGGAAATCCAGACAGTCGGTCCCCCACGGAATAACGTCAGCATATGCTGGTTGTCCTGGTACGTCGTGTGGATATTCCATTTACCATGCGGCGTCAAATACCTAAGTACAAGTGAATCTTGACCGCCTATGATTTTTTTGTCTCGCGGTCCGAATACCATTGGTGGAAGCGTCGGTTTGTAAACGGGTAGACCTTCTCCGAAATCCAGGAATAATTCATGGTCAATGTAGAAGTGCTGTCTTCCGGTCAATGTCCTGAACGGAACCAGTCGTTCGATATTTGTCGTAAAAGGCGAGTAACGGCGCCCGAGTTTATTCGAACCGGAGAATACTGGTGTCGGTATGACTTCACGCGGCTGTGCAGTAATGCTTGCAAACGTGAAGCGCTCTGCCGCGCGATCGGCTGAAATATCTTTCAGTTCAACGCCGGTATCTGCTTCTACTGCTACGAAAGCCTTTTGAGAAACGCGACCATTCGTTGCAGAAGATAGTGTCAGCATTGCTTCTGCCGCATGTTTTGCTGTGTGCAGTTTAGGCAATCCGTTTTTGATAGATTCATCGAAATAGGTGCCGTTGATGCCCTTCATCATTTCATATTCATCGGCTACAGAAAAACTGACGCCGTGCGCTCCCACTTTACCAGTAGATAATAATGGTCCAAGCGTGACGTATTTATCATAAATTTGTGTATAATCACGTTCGACAATTGTCATAGCTGGCATTGTTTTACCCGGTATCGCTTCAACTTCACCTTTTTTCCAGTCCTTCACTTCGCCATAAGGCTGAGCAATTTCCTGGATAGAATCATGCGCAAGTGGCGAAGTTACAAGGTCTTTATAAACGCCTGGAAGATGAACTTTTGCCATTTCCGAGAATGTTTCCGCAAGTGCGCGGTAAATATCCCAATCAGAACGAGATTCCCAAAGCGGGTCAACTGCTGGGTTGAACGGGTGAACAAATGGATGCATATCTGTTGAAGAAAGATCGTGTTTCTCATACCAAGTTGCTGCTGGAAGAACGACATCTGCGTACAACGGAGTTGTTGTCATTCTGAAATCCAGTGCCACAAGAAGATCGAGTTTTCCTTCCACATCATCGCGCCAAACAATTTCTTCAGGCTTAACATCTTCATTTGGTGTTGCAAGCAGAGCGTGGGAAGCGCCGAATAAATGTTTCATAAAGTATTCCTGACCTTTTGCAGAACTCGACACTAAGTTGGAGCGCCAAACAAATAGAGAACGCGGGAAGTTTTCCGGTGCATCCGGATCTTCAATTGCAAATTTTGTTTCGCCTGACTTGATTTGTTCCAGTGTATAATTAACGATTTCCTGTGTTGTTGTTTTTCCTTCTTTGGCTGCCTCTTCTGCAAACGTCAGGCTGTTCTTGTTGAACTGAGGGTAAGATGGCAACCAACCAAGTCGTGCAGCCAAGACGTTATAGTCTGCAGGATGCTGATAGCGGGCTTTTCCGCCTGTCGGTGACATAAGAAGATCCGCGCCCATTTCCTCGTACTTCCATTGATCAGTTGCAAAATAGAAATAAGATGTCGCGTTTTGAAGTCGCGCCGGCGCTTGCCAGTCACGTGCAAATGCGATTGTGCTCCACCCTTCAATCGGACGGCATTTTTCTTGACCAACGTAATGGGCCCAGCCACCACCATTAACGCCTTGACAACCAGTTAACATAACGAGGTTAAGGATCGATCTATAAATGGTGTCACTGTTAAACCAGTGGTTAATACCTGCACCCATAATAATCATCGAACGGCCGCCTGTTTCAAGCGCATTATGTGCAAATTCCCGCGC from the Sporosarcina psychrophila genome contains:
- a CDS encoding nitrate reductase subunit alpha, which produces MKKKFGLNYFKPVERFSGNWSILEEKSRDWENMYRQRWSHDKVVRTTHGVNCTGSCSWKVFVKNGIITWENQQIDYPSCGPDMPEFEPRGCPRGASFSWYEYSPLRVKYPYIRGKLWRMWTKAVSELKDPVKAWASIVEDPDKADEYKKARGKGGHVRVNWRDATLMISAQLIYTIQKYGPDRIAGFTPIPAMSMVSYASGARFLSLLGGEMLSFYDWYADLPPSSPQIWGEQTDVPESSDWFNAGYIIMWGSNVPLTRTPDAHFMTEVRYKGTKVVSVAPDYAESVTHADDWIAANPGTDAAVAQAMTHVILDEFYEQRKEPMFLNYAKQYTDMPFLITLDTHEDSYKAGRFLRASDIGQASQHAEWKPVIFDETTNEIIVPNGTMGQRWEEDKKWNLILDNVDGTRVEPALSVADHGAEWKEIVFPFFDNVSNGTFKRPIPVKKVTLADGTESLVTTVHDLMLSQYGVNRIGSELEASGYDDAESFYTPAWQEKITSVKPELVTQIAREFAHNALETGGRSMIIMGAGINHWFNSDTIYRSILNLVMLTGCQGVNGGGWAHYVGQEKCRPIEGWSTIAFARDWQAPARLQNATSYFYFATDQWKYEEMGADLLMSPTGGKARYQHPADYNVLAARLGWLPSYPQFNKNSLTFAEEAAKEGKTTTQEIVNYTLEQIKSGETKFAIEDPDAPENFPRSLFVWRSNLVSSSAKGQEYFMKHLFGASHALLATPNEDVKPEEIVWRDDVEGKLDLLVALDFRMTTTPLYADVVLPAATWYEKHDLSSTDMHPFVHPFNPAVDPLWESRSDWDIYRALAETFSEMAKVHLPGVYKDLVTSPLAHDSIQEIAQPYGEVKDWKKGEVEAIPGKTMPAMTIVERDYTQIYDKYVTLGPLLSTGKVGAHGVSFSVADEYEMMKGINGTYFDESIKNGLPKLHTAKHAAEAMLTLSSATNGRVSQKAFVAVEADTGVELKDISADRAAERFTFASITAQPREVIPTPVFSGSNKLGRRYSPFTTNIERLVPFRTLTGRQHFYIDHELFLDFGEGLPVYKPTLPPMVFGPRDKKIIGGQDSLVLRYLTPHGKWNIHTTYQDNQHMLTLFRGGPTVWISSENAEEHGIDDNQWLEVYNRNGVVTARAVVSHRIPKGTMFMYHAQDKHIQVPGSEISEERGGSHNAPTRIHMKPTQMVGGYAQLSYGFNYYGPIGNQRDEYVAVRKMKEVNWLEN